A section of the Gemmatimonadota bacterium genome encodes:
- a CDS encoding DUF6036 family nucleotidyltransferase: protein MSKIKWREKLDYAKTIADPLRRRLYVCALVAAALPQAKKFPYVIVGGNALEFYTLGAYATVDVDLVSARRTEIGNLLESWGFDQTGRHWHHVGLDIAIEIPDDVLAGSEDRVTQVEIEDLTVYIIGVEDLIIDRLGAYVHWDSTDDGNWAQELMALYQQDIDWAYLKNRAQTEGVIEALIAFRDQAEEDRG from the coding sequence ATGTCAAAAATAAAATGGCGTGAAAAACTCGATTATGCGAAAACAATTGCCGATCCATTGCGCCGTCGGCTCTATGTTTGCGCGCTTGTGGCTGCCGCATTGCCGCAAGCGAAAAAGTTTCCTTATGTCATCGTTGGTGGCAATGCCCTGGAGTTCTATACGCTTGGTGCTTATGCCACTGTGGATGTCGATCTCGTGAGTGCAAGGCGAACCGAGATTGGCAATTTGTTGGAAAGCTGGGGGTTTGACCAGACGGGCAGACATTGGCATCATGTGGGGCTGGATATTGCGATTGAGATTCCCGATGATGTTCTCGCCGGATCTGAAGATAGGGTGACACAGGTCGAGATTGAGGATTTGACTGTCTATATCATCGGTGTGGAAGATCTCATTATTGATCGGCTGGGTGCTTATGTCCATTGGGATTCAACCGATGATGGAAATTGGGCGCAGGAACTCATGGCGCTATACCAACAAGATATTGATTGGGCGTATCTCAAAAACCGCGCGCAAACTGAAGGCGTGATAGAGGCATTGATTGCGTTTAGAGATCAGGCTGAGGAGGACAGAGGTTGA
- a CDS encoding metallophosphoesterase produces MKIAHISDFHLRYYLEGDDVGCGPDLITEAARHIAAHAPDLVAVTGDLVDYPLDALDDPDTIALGEKDLLLVRECFDGLSCPVVYVYGNHDHPASFRRVFCDQLFDFDVQGFRVITFFDEEGDHHVPRRVGADRARFQSVVSDGDPRPQIHLQHYLIFPEHSGGYPFNYGDAAELKAALVADSRCKLVLSGHYHKGEDLVSKGHVFFATARAFCDPPHPFRVYEFADADITQAEYTL; encoded by the coding sequence ATGAAAATTGCACATATTTCCGATTTCCATCTTCGCTACTATCTCGAGGGCGATGATGTCGGGTGCGGGCCTGATCTCATAACCGAAGCCGCGCGTCATATTGCCGCGCATGCTCCCGATCTGGTCGCTGTGACAGGTGATCTGGTCGATTATCCGCTTGACGCGTTAGACGATCCCGATACGATTGCGCTGGGAGAGAAAGATCTTCTTCTCGTGCGCGAATGTTTTGACGGTCTTTCCTGTCCTGTTGTGTATGTGTATGGCAATCACGATCATCCCGCGTCTTTTCGCCGCGTCTTTTGCGATCAGCTCTTTGATTTTGATGTGCAGGGTTTTCGCGTGATTACTTTTTTTGACGAGGAGGGGGATCACCATGTGCCACGGCGCGTTGGGGCGGATCGCGCGCGGTTTCAATCTGTGGTGTCAGATGGCGATCCGCGTCCGCAGATTCATTTGCAACACTATTTGATATTTCCCGAGCATAGCGGAGGGTATCCATTTAATTATGGCGATGCAGCGGAGTTGAAAGCTGCACTGGTCGCAGATTCGCGCTGCAAACTCGTGCTTAGTGGGCATTATCACAAGGGTGAGGATCTTGTGTCGAAAGGTCATGTTTTCTTTGCGACGGCGCGTGCTTTTTGCGATCCGCCTCATCCTTTTCGCGTGTACGAGTTTGCTGATGCGGATATTACACAGGCTGAGTACACTTTGTGA